The following is a genomic window from Perognathus longimembris pacificus isolate PPM17 chromosome 20, ASM2315922v1, whole genome shotgun sequence.
CCTGGCCTTCGGTGTCCATCCGGCCTGGCCCCAAATCCTCACCCAGCTCTTTCCGCCACTGTGCCCCGATTTCAAGTCAGTATGCCACCAACTCCTCTcgcactctccccccccccagcccccacaggtcGCTTTTGCATTCAGGACATGGCCCAAAGCAGGGACTGGAACCTAAGCTGGGACAGAGGGGAGGCAGGTGGCACTGGGACATGCATCCTGAGACGGCAGGTACTCACTTGACAGAGGCAGCGCTAGGCCAGCGCCGCCCCAGCTTGGCCAGCTGTTTCCTGGGAGAATTGATCCACAGGCCCACAGGGAGATGGAGTTTCCCGAAGCGGGGGCTTCCGCCCTCCTTGCGTTCACCAGATAGCATGGCCCTAAAGGAGGGTGGGTAAGACCCCCCCAACTCCTAAGATGCAGGATGGTGGGATGAGgtagaggggaagagggagaaggggatcTGAACTCCTGAGACAGAGGGAAGATAGGCAGAGCTGGGATTCCATAGTCTGGCTGAAGGAGAGGGTTGGGGAATTGGATGGCTAGCTCCCAGAATGGACGATGGCTGTAGACTCACTCCCTAAGACCCTGGCTCTTACCCTGCTTCGGGTCCAGCAGCACCCGGAGGCCCTGGCTCGGCTGGCCTCGGTTAATTCCTGATTCCTCTGCTCCTGTAAAGGTCTTTGCCTCTGCCCCAGCTTCCAGCACTGGGTGGGGGACAGGAAAAGGCAAGAGGAAACCCGGCAGGAAGAGCGGGGAGGGGGCGTCCTGTGAGGAGACCAGGCCTGGGGGAGGAGATCTGCGTAGGACCGAGTCTGCCCTGTTTCTTGATTCGGGGATTATATCACAGCCCATTGGTTACCACCACCGGAACCTCCAGGGAACCAAGGGCCCCAGGTTCCAGTCCCTCCTCCCTCAGGCGGAAGTGGATCTGCAAACcttccctcccaaggagctaaaGTTAGGATCAGTTTGAGGAGCGAGCCAGATACttagacaaaaattaaaaaataaaaacaaatctttatTCTGTTTCCTCTGACACTTCTTCCTTCGGTTCAGCAATCCCTTCTCCGCCTTCATATTCTTCAGAAGATTCCGCGCTACCCTTTTTCTTGCCCTTTTTCTTGCCCCAGCAAAACGTTCTAGGGGGAGGGTGAGAACCGTGGAACCGGGTTAGGCCTGAGCGAGGGCCACACCACCTAAACAGCCCACAAGTCTGACCGGACGCCCGCCCCCCACGGAAGCCCCACCCCCTCGGGGAGGCGCTCAGCCCCCAGGGCTGCTCCATGATTGGCTACGGGAAACCACGCCCATCCCCGCAGGGCCCCGCCTCCGCCGTCGGTCGCTCACGAGGCAATGCAGCAGAATAGCACGAGCACACAGATGATAATCACTAGCGCTAAAAGGCCACCTTTCAGCTTCTTCCTTGGCTTACGAGTCGGGAAGATGGTAGTCTCATGCCAGGGAATCGAGTCTGCTGGGCTTAACTCGTCAGACTCCTCATCTTCGCTTACAACGTGTCTCAGCGAGTCCTCTGATACCCCCCTTTGTGGCAACACTGACAGGGGAGGGGTAAAGGGCAGTGCTGGCCCGGGATGAAGGCAAACCCTGCCCAACACACAGAAGCCACACCCCCGacaggaggccacgcccccaggcctccccacccGAGCCCCCAGGCCACGCTTACCTGTGACGTGGTACCGGATGATCGTGGCTGGGCCGGAATTCACGGTGCCTAGCTCGCAGCGATAGTTGCCTGCGTCGTCGGGACCGGCTAAGGGCTTGGTCATGATGGGCTCCTTCCCCTTGGACACCAAGGTCTCAGAATTGTTCCCCCAAACCTAGACCCAAGCTCAAGGGGTCACAGACGCCTGGGGAATTCAGGGTTTGAGGGGAGTGCCGGGATGAGAAGATCATGGGGGTCTCAGTGCAGGGGATGGAAGTCCAGGGTCAGGGGGTGGGGTCCCTGGGGATTAGTAAAGGTCAtgactcatggggggggagggtcaggTGCAGGCCAGTGGATCCAAGTGCCAATGGTTCCAGGGGCCGGGGACTCACACAGCCCTGATGGGGTCAAGGTTTAGAGGAGTTGCAGGACCCCACCCTGTAAAAGCTGTAGTCCGCCAGGCCTTGGGAAGCATGGTGCCAATTGAGGTGACAGTCCAGGATGATGTCTTCCATCTCGTGCACCTTCACGCTGTGCTCtgaggacggggtgggggtggtgagaGGAGAGGGGCGGTGAGGCTCTTCTTCCAGAGACTGCTCGGTTTACACTGGTTTGGGGCCCGCTTTTTCCTGGCCTTGGTCGGGTCCTCCTCAGGCTCCACCACTTCTCACCAAAACCTCCCTCACCTCCGCAGTCGTAGGACTTCCGACAAGCGTGGACCTGCTTCTCACATTCGTTGCACCAGATCAGAACCTGCAACATCGTCCCTGAAGGGCAAGTTCAAGGCTTGGGCTGGCAATCTAAGACGGGGTTAAAAGGAGAGGGCAAGgccaaggggaaggggaagcttgggccccactcccccccccccaccttaggAAGACAGCCCCTACCTAACAAGGCTCCGTGGAAGGCAAGCCAATAGAAAACCAGCcgccggctggggatatagcctagtagcaaagagtgcttgcctcctatacatgaagccctgggttcaattccccagcaccacatatacagaaaatggccaggagtgacgctgtggctcaagtggtagagtgctagccttgagcaaaaagaagccagggacagtgctcaggcctggagtccaagccccaggactggggggaaaaaaaagaaaaagaaaaccagccaCTAGGGCTGCGGGCGTGGCGCCTTTGCCTAGCAAAgaggaggtcctgggttcaatcccaaacACCTCAAAATCAAAATGGAATAGGACTTCTAGCCTAGGTtcaagtcatcctgggcagaaaagctgaaCTGTTAAGTGACAGTTACGAGCAAGAAAGCCTTGGGCAGTCTTGAGTTCAGGAGCAGCACATAATAAATAAgaatgataaataaatataatttttacccAAGAAATCCAACCTAAAGAGTACTGTGGAGAACAAGTAACCTCTGAggtacagaattaaaaaaaatgttcttagaaaacaaaaaggaacaaaagcaacaacaaatccAAAATAGTAAAGGGGAAAGTCTGGGTatttgtgggcagggatgaggGTTAAAGGGCTAACTGCTGTTATTTGGACTTACCACATTTGTTGGGACAATAAACTGCCTCGAAagggaaaaagataaaagagaaagggGTGAGTCATATGGTAGAAAggttgtgtgtggggggaactgggggttCCAGGGGGAAGGGCCTGAGGGagcccctcctgccttccctccccggAGAGAGGGGAGCCAGCCATCTGTGGGACAGGACTCTGAGACCTCAGAGGATTGGGATCTTGGCTCACCTTCTTTTTGAAACTGAATAGCATAGTTGGCAAATGTGTCCTTTTGAAGATGAAGCATCCAGAACAGCTCTTTCACGAAGAGCTCTCCTGGGAGGGGATAGGGAGGATGAAATGTTCACCTGTTTCCCTTCTCCTTTGGTTATTGaggttgaacttggggcttagaACTTGCCCAGCAAGGGATCTACCATGGGAGCCACGCCCTGCCCCAGAGcttgctgatatatatatatatatatatatatatatatatatatatatatatatatataatttttttttttttttggccagttctgggccttggactcagggcctgagcactgtccctggcttcttcccgctcaaggctagcactctgccacctgagcaacagcgccccttctggccgttttccatatatgtggtgctggggaatcgaactgagagcccTGGGGATCCCTGAGATCTccattcatgtgtaggaggcaagcgctcttgccactaggccatattcccagccccctgctaaattattttttaatagggTCCCCATAactttttgctggggctggctttgtaccttcCTCATCCTGATCCCCCTCCAGTAGCTGGAATTGAACTCCGTGCATTTACCTTTCACATCACTGTCTGTGATTCTCTTCAGATCCTTCAGAAAACTCCAGGATGCCTGTTCCAGGGTGTCTTCATCTGTGTTGGGGGTAGTAGGAAGCTATAGAACCCCAGGTGCCAGTTTTTCCGTCCTAGTGAAGTGCCTCCTCAGAGAAACTACAATGCCCATAAGGCCACGGGGCAAAGCTGGGTGTGGCTAAGGGCTTGGCCACCCCATTGCCTTCTGGGGGAAACAGTATTGCGGGAGCCCTGGGGATCCCTGAGATCTCCAttcctgaactcaggaaacatttCCCCCAGGCATTCTGAACCTGGGCCCCAAACTATTCTagtcccagccccccctcccatcccaggggcgggagggggagaggcTAAGGGGGGAGCACTCAGCACTGCCCCTCACCAATGGCCCCCATAAAGCTGGTCTCATCCAACGGGAGATCCTTGAAATCCTTGACCGCATCCAGGACCCTTTTCATGAAGGTTTTGTGATGCTTGGTGTCCAGGTGGCCAGGCAGGTAATCTCTCTCTAAAGATTTGAGCGCGGTGACGACCAAACGGTCACAAATGATGCAGCACCTCGCGGGGAGCAGGCAATTAGCCAGAGCCGCCAGGAGGACGGCAAACCAGAGCCCCATTCAGGCCCAATGGCGCAGGTCTCCAACACCGCCAGGAAGGGACTCCTCACCCCAGACCGAGAGCAGGTGGGCACTACACGGAGAGAAGCCGAAGGCTGTTGGAAAGGACCCCGCTGCGCCGCCCATTCtatcccggggtgggggtgggggaagtgggGGGTGTCCCCAAACCGCAAAACGAAGAAGGCCTCGGGGAAGTCCTCAAAGAACGATGCGTATACCGCTCATCAAATGTCTGCAAAGCGTGAAATTTAACCCCACAGCCCCGGAGGCCCCCCATCTCCTCCCAAGTGAAGGGAGGTCCTCACGATGAACTGCGAAGCCCAAACCCCAAACTCAGGACCCCCGACTCAGACCCCATTCCCCAACCTCCCAGCCCGTGGGTTTTCCCACTCCTTCGAATGGACGGATGTCATTTTTGAATTGCAAACTTCCCGAGCCGCCCAAACCGGCTGCACCCCCAAGCTGAAACTCGGCGCCCATCCGGCATAGAACCGACCCCGGATCACGACCAGACTCGGGAACTCGCAGCCCAAGCCCACTGCAGCCCCTCAGCCCGGGAGCAGCCCGACCGCCTTCAGAGGAAGCCGGGAAGCCGCGCCCCGTCCTTCCCCGGGACTGAGaccgcccgcgcccccccccccccacaccccaattGCAGGACGCGCTCCTCTCGGAAAGCCGGACCCCCGATGTACCCTAAGCAGCGAAGCATCCCAACTAGCCGCTCTCCAACCTTGGTTCCCTGACCTGGGCGCTCAAACACTAGGGTCCGCTGAACTCAGTCCAGGCTCGGGGGGGCTTTTAAAGAGGAAGTCGGGGCCACGTCCTTCTGCGCTAAGTATGTTCCCCACGACCAAGGTTAAGGTTTCTGTCGGGGGCTCGCGTGGGCTTTCCCACTGAGCCCCGAGTCACGGGATCATCTCTCTACAAAGCACTCCAGCCGCGCCCCTTCTCGAGCTTCCCACCTGGGGAGGGTCCCCAATTCCCCAAAAAACTATCTCCCCGGGCTGCTTCCCTCGGCTCCGCCCGGAAGCCCATCTCCATCTGATTGGGCGGCAACGCGAGAACCCCCGGGGGTGGCGTGTCGTCACAGAGCCGGTCTTCTCGCCTCAGAACTTTCCCACCAGAGGGAAGCCATTTGCTTTGCTTTGGCTTCCACAGCCaagacccctcccctccctaggCCCCCGGCGGCAGGCTGGGTGCCCTCTGGATGGCTGGAAACCCTGGTACCTAGCCATAGAGATGCAGGGGAAGTCGCCGCCTTCTAGGCTGGGACTACAACTCCCAAAAGGCCTTGAGGGACGGCCTCTGgcttggtgtgtgggggggaaaaTCAGCGCCGTCAGCCCCGGTGCCTTGTGGGAAATGTAGTTTATTGATACTCTTGCTTATTGGTGCCTCCTCTTCTCCCAcagcgtggggggtggggggggtgggggtggggagaggaatgaATGCTGAGACCCCAACCAAGAGATATTTGGGATGGAGGTGGGGCAACATTGAGGGTCTCAGGCCTTTGAGTCTTGAAAAATCTCTTATATGATTTGgagcactagaaaaaaaaaaaggacaattcACACAAGATCAGCAGCAAGGCACCTGCCCATCTAAGTAGGTACCCTGCCCCAAGATACCATGAGAGAGCTCCACTCCTTCCTCTTTACAGGCTCACATATGCAACACACATACAACTCTCCCCTCTTaatcccacccctccaccccccaataAAAAGCCGGAAGAGACATGGCAGATTAGGGCTTTTAATTCATACCTCCCACTCTCCAGCGTGTGGCAAGCAGAATTGGGAATAATACCCTGAGAATCCCTGATGGATGATGGGCCTTGCCTCCTCCGATGGGCATTG
Proteins encoded in this region:
- the Izumo1 gene encoding izumo sperm-egg fusion protein 1 isoform X2, with the protein product MGLWFAVLLAALANCLLPARCCIICDRLVVTALKSLERDYLPGHLDTKHHKTFMKRVLDAVKDFKDLPLDETSFMGAIDEDTLEQASWSFLKDLKRITDSDVKGELFVKELFWMLHLQKDTFANYAIQFQKEGTMLQVLIWCNECEKQVHACRKSYDCGEHSVKVHEMEDIILDCHLNWHHASQGLADYSFYRVWGNNSETLVSKGKEPIMTKPLAGPDDAGNYRCELGTVNSGPATIIRYHVTVLPQRGVSEDSLRHVVSEDEESDELSPADSIPWHETTIFPTQRFAGARKRARKRVARNLLKNMKAEKGLLNRRKKCQRKQNKDLFLFFNFCLSIWLAPQTDPNFSSLGGKVCRSTSA
- the Izumo1 gene encoding izumo sperm-egg fusion protein 1 isoform X3; this translates as MGLWFAVLLAALANCLLPARCCIICDRLVVTALKSLERDYLPGHLDTKHHKTFMKRVLDAVKDFKDLPLDETSFMGAIDEDTLEQASWSFLKDLKRITDSDVKGELFVKELFWMLHLQKDTFANYAIQFQKEVYCPNKCGKTFFLILYLRGYLFSTVLFRLDFLGTMLQVLIWCNECEKQVHACRKSYDCGEHSVKVHEMEDIILDCHLNWHHASQGLADYSFYRVWGNNSETLVSKGKEPIMTKPLAGPDDAGNYRCELGTVNSGPATIIRYHVTERFAGARKRARKRVARNLLKNMKAEKGLLNRRKKCQRKQNKDLFLFFNFCLSIWLAPQTDPNFSSLGGKVCRSTSA
- the Izumo1 gene encoding izumo sperm-egg fusion protein 1 isoform X1, with amino-acid sequence MGLWFAVLLAALANCLLPARCCIICDRLVVTALKSLERDYLPGHLDTKHHKTFMKRVLDAVKDFKDLPLDETSFMGAIDEDTLEQASWSFLKDLKRITDSDVKGELFVKELFWMLHLQKDTFANYAIQFQKEVYCPNKCGTMLQVLIWCNECEKQVHACRKSYDCGEHSVKVHEMEDIILDCHLNWHHASQGLADYSFYRVWGNNSETLVSKGKEPIMTKPLAGPDDAGNYRCELGTVNSGPATIIRYHVTVLPQRGVSEDSLRHVVSEDEESDELSPADSIPWHETTIFPTQRFAGARKRARKRVARNLLKNMKAEKGLLNRRKKCQRKQNKDLFLFFNFCLSIWLAPQTDPNFSSLGGKVCRSTSA
- the Izumo1 gene encoding izumo sperm-egg fusion protein 1 isoform X4 produces the protein MGLWFAVLLAALANCLLPARCCIICDRLVVTALKSLERDYLPGHLDTKHHKTFMKRVLDAVKDFKDLPLDETSFMGAIDEDTLEQASWSFLKDLKRITDSDVKGELFVKELFWMLHLQKDTFANYAIQFQKEVYCPNKCGKTFFLILYLRGYLFSTVLFRLDFLGTMLQVLIWCNECEKQVHACRKSYDCGEHSVKVHEMEDIILDCHLNWHHASQGLADYSFYRVWGNNSETLVSKGKEPIMTKPLAGPDDAGNYRCELGTVNSGPATIIRYHVTVLPQRGVSEDSLRHVVSEDEESDELSPADSIPWHETTIFPTRKPRKKLKGGLLALVIIICVLVLFCCIAS
- the Izumo1 gene encoding izumo sperm-egg fusion protein 1 isoform X5, yielding MGLWFAVLLAALANCLLPARCCIICDRLVVTALKSLERDYLPGHLDTKHHKTFMKRVLDAVKDFKDLPLDETSFMGAIDEDTLEQASWSFLKDLKRITDSDVKGELFVKELFWMLHLQKDTFANYAIQFQKEVYCPNKCGTMLQVLIWCNECEKQVHACRKSYDCGEHSVKVHEMEDIILDCHLNWHHASQGLADYSFYRVWGNNSETLVSKGKEPIMTKPLAGPDDAGNYRCELGTVNSGPATIIRYHVTVLPQRGVSEDSLRHVVSEDEESDELSPADSIPWHETTIFPTRKPRKKLKGGLLALVIIICVLVLFCCIAS